Proteins encoded together in one Bacteroides ovatus window:
- the mreD gene encoding rod shape-determining protein MreD — protein MIITYIHRIGWFIGLVLLQVLILNSVHIAGYATPFLYIYFILKFSSGTSRNELMLWAFFFGLTIDIFSDTPGMNAAATVLLAFLRPSLLRLFMPRDNPDSLIPSFKTMGISPFLKYTTASVFVHSLALLSIEFFSFTSIWLLLLRVLLCTILTVTCIIAIEGIKK, from the coding sequence ATGATTATTACTTATATACATAGAATCGGATGGTTTATCGGCTTGGTACTTCTTCAGGTGCTAATCCTTAATAGTGTACATATTGCCGGCTATGCTACTCCTTTTCTCTATATCTATTTTATTCTGAAATTCAGCTCCGGCACTTCCCGGAATGAACTGATGTTGTGGGCTTTTTTCTTCGGGCTGACCATTGATATATTCTCCGATACTCCGGGAATGAATGCGGCAGCTACCGTATTGCTTGCCTTTCTCCGTCCCTCTTTGCTTCGTCTGTTCATGCCCCGTGATAATCCGGACAGCCTTATTCCCTCTTTCAAGACGATGGGAATCAGTCCTTTCTTAAAATATACTACTGCAAGTGTTTTTGTGCACAGTCTGGCATTACTCTCCATTGAGTTCTTCTCATTTACCAGCATTTGGCTGTTACTGTTGCGAGTGCTTCTTTGCACTATTCTGACTGTAACCTGTATCATAGCTATAGAAGGGATTAAGAAGTAA
- the mrdA gene encoding penicillin-binding protein 2 has translation MAKDYILEKRKFVIGGIAISIVLIYLIRLFVLQITTDDYKKNADSNAFLNKIQYPSRGAIYDRTGKLLVFNQPAYDITIVPKEIENLDTLDLCQSLNITRAQFLKIMSDMKDRRRNPGYSRYTNQLFMSQLSAEECGVFQEKLFKFRGFYIQRRTIRQYSYNAAAHALGDIGEVSAKEMEADEEGYYIRGDYVGKLGVEKSYEKYLRGEKGIEILLRDAHGRIQGHYMDGEYDRPSVPGKNLTLSLDIDLQMLGERLLKNKIGSIVAIEPETGEILCLVSSPNYDPHLMIGRQRGKNHLALQRDMTKPLLNRALMGVYPPGSTFKTAQGLTFLQEGIITEQSPAFPCSHGFHYGRLTVGCHSHGSPIPLIPAIATSCNSYFCWGLFRMFGDRKYGSPQNAITVWKDHMVSQGFGYKLGVDLPGEKRGLIPNAQFYDKAYRGHWNGLTVISISIGQGEILSTPLQIANLGATIANRGYFVTPHIVKEIQDNQLDSIYRVPRYTTIEKRHYESVVEGMRGAATGGTCRMLSVMVPDLEACGKTGTAQNRGHDHSVFMGFAPMNKPKIAIAVYVENGGWGATYGVPFGALMMEQYLKGKLSPENELRAEEFSNRVILYGNEER, from the coding sequence ATGGCAAAAGATTATATCTTAGAGAAGCGCAAATTTGTAATCGGAGGCATTGCTATCTCCATTGTTTTGATTTATCTGATACGTCTTTTTGTATTGCAGATCACGACCGATGACTACAAGAAGAATGCTGACAGTAACGCTTTTCTGAATAAGATCCAATACCCCTCGCGTGGCGCTATTTATGACCGGACCGGTAAACTATTGGTATTCAACCAGCCGGCATACGACATAACGATCGTGCCAAAGGAAATAGAGAATCTGGACACACTCGATTTATGCCAATCGCTGAATATCACCCGTGCGCAGTTTCTCAAAATAATGAGCGACATGAAAGACCGTCGCCGCAATCCGGGGTATTCCCGCTATACCAACCAGTTGTTTATGTCGCAACTTTCGGCGGAAGAATGTGGTGTCTTTCAGGAAAAGCTGTTTAAGTTTCGTGGCTTTTATATCCAACGGCGTACCATTCGTCAATATTCGTACAATGCTGCCGCCCATGCTTTGGGAGATATAGGAGAAGTCTCCGCAAAAGAAATGGAAGCGGATGAAGAAGGATACTACATCCGTGGGGATTATGTCGGCAAGTTAGGAGTCGAGAAATCGTATGAAAAGTACCTTCGTGGCGAGAAAGGAATTGAGATTCTGCTTCGTGATGCACACGGTCGTATCCAAGGGCATTATATGGATGGTGAATATGACCGTCCTTCCGTTCCCGGCAAGAACCTGACATTGAGTCTGGATATTGACTTACAGATGCTGGGTGAACGTTTATTAAAGAATAAGATTGGAAGTATTGTGGCTATCGAACCGGAAACCGGAGAAATCCTTTGTCTGGTATCCTCTCCCAATTATGACCCGCATTTGATGATTGGCCGCCAGCGTGGTAAGAATCATCTGGCCTTGCAACGTGATATGACCAAACCGCTTTTGAATCGTGCCCTGATGGGAGTGTATCCTCCGGGATCTACGTTCAAGACAGCGCAAGGACTGACGTTCCTGCAAGAAGGAATTATCACTGAACAAAGTCCGGCATTCCCTTGTTCACATGGGTTCCATTACGGAAGATTGACAGTAGGCTGCCACTCTCACGGATCTCCCATTCCATTGATTCCGGCTATTGCTACATCGTGCAACTCCTATTTCTGTTGGGGATTGTTCCGTATGTTTGGCGATCGTAAATACGGTTCGCCGCAAAACGCCATTACGGTCTGGAAAGACCACATGGTTTCGCAAGGATTTGGCTACAAACTGGGAGTTGATTTGCCGGGAGAGAAACGGGGCTTGATTCCGAATGCGCAGTTCTACGATAAAGCTTATCGCGGACATTGGAACGGACTGACAGTAATCAGTATCTCTATCGGACAGGGGGAAATTCTATCCACTCCCCTTCAGATTGCTAACCTGGGAGCAACCATAGCTAACAGAGGATACTTTGTGACACCGCATATTGTAAAGGAAATCCAAGATAATCAGTTGGACAGCATCTATCGCGTACCACGCTATACCACTATTGAGAAAAGACATTATGAATCAGTCGTAGAAGGGATGCGTGGCGCAGCTACCGGAGGAACTTGTCGTATGCTGTCAGTGATGGTTCCGGATTTGGAAGCCTGTGGAAAAACGGGTACTGCGCAGAACCGCGGACACGACCACTCGGTATTTATGGGCTTTGCGCCGATGAACAAACCGAAGATAGCTATTGCCGTCTATGTAGAGAACGGCGGATGGGGGGCTACTTATGGAGTTCCTTTCGGCGCACTGATGATGGAACAGTATTTGAAAGGCAAGCTCTCGCCGGAAAACGAGTTGAGGGCGGAAGAATTTAGTAACAGAGTGATATTATATGGTAACGAGGAACGATAG
- the rodA gene encoding rod shape-determining protein RodA translates to MVTRNDSLWKTLDWVTIFIYLLLIVGGWFSVCGASYDYGERDFLDFSTRAGKQFVWIICSFGLGFVLLMLEDRMYDMFAYIIYVGMILLLIVTIFIAPDTKGSRSWLVMGPVSLQPAEFAKFATALALAKYMNSYSFSIKKEKCAFILGFIILLPMLLIIGQRETGSALVYLAFFLVLYREGMPGVVLFVGVCAVIYFVVGIRFDEVFIADTPTPLGEFIVLLLILLFAGGMVWVYRKKWSATRNIIGGSLAILLIAYLISEYWVHFSLVWVQWALCIVVIGYLIYLALSERQRTYFLIALFTIGSVGFLYSSNYVFDNVLEPHQQVRIKVVLGLEEDLTGAGYNVNQSKIAIGSGGLTGKGFLNGTQTKLKYVPEQDTDFIFCTVGEEQGFVGSAAVLLAFLILILRLIFLSERQTSNFGRVYGYSVVSIFLFHLFINIGMVLGLTPVIGIPLPFFSYGGSSLWGFTILLFIFLRIDAGRGRRL, encoded by the coding sequence ATGGTAACGAGGAACGATAGTTTGTGGAAAACGCTGGACTGGGTAACGATTTTTATTTACCTGCTCCTGATTGTTGGCGGATGGTTTAGCGTCTGCGGAGCCAGCTATGACTATGGCGAACGCGACTTCCTCGACTTCTCAACCCGTGCCGGCAAGCAGTTCGTGTGGATTATCTGTTCCTTCGGACTCGGATTCGTGCTGTTGATGCTGGAAGACCGTATGTATGATATGTTCGCGTACATTATATATGTGGGGATGATTCTCTTGCTCATTGTTACCATCTTCATAGCACCGGACACCAAAGGATCACGCTCTTGGCTTGTCATGGGGCCTGTGAGCCTGCAACCCGCCGAGTTTGCCAAGTTCGCTACGGCCTTGGCGTTGGCTAAATACATGAATTCTTATTCATTCAGTATCAAGAAAGAAAAGTGTGCCTTTATTCTGGGATTCATCATTCTTCTCCCGATGTTATTGATTATCGGGCAGCGGGAGACAGGATCTGCATTGGTTTATCTTGCTTTTTTTCTGGTTCTTTATCGTGAAGGAATGCCGGGAGTAGTGCTTTTTGTGGGCGTATGTGCGGTAATCTACTTTGTGGTCGGCATCCGTTTTGATGAAGTCTTTATCGCCGATACTCCTACACCACTGGGAGAATTTATCGTATTACTATTGATCTTATTATTTGCCGGTGGTATGGTGTGGGTATATCGCAAGAAATGGTCTGCTACCCGCAATATCATTGGTGGAAGTTTGGCTATATTATTGATTGCTTATTTAATATCCGAATATTGGGTACATTTTAGCCTCGTTTGGGTGCAATGGGCGCTTTGTATTGTGGTGATAGGCTATCTGATTTATTTGGCATTAAGTGAGCGGCAGCGTACTTATTTCCTGATTGCCCTGTTTACAATCGGTTCTGTCGGCTTCCTGTATTCCAGTAACTATGTATTTGATAATGTGCTCGAACCTCACCAGCAAGTCCGTATCAAAGTAGTGCTCGGTTTGGAAGAAGATTTGACCGGTGCCGGATACAACGTGAATCAGTCCAAGATTGCCATCGGTTCCGGTGGGTTGACAGGAAAAGGATTCCTGAATGGTACGCAAACAAAATTAAAGTACGTGCCCGAACAGGATACCGACTTTATATTCTGTACAGTGGGTGAGGAGCAAGGATTTGTCGGTTCGGCTGCTGTCCTGTTGGCTTTCCTTATTTTGATCTTACGATTAATCTTCCTGTCCGAACGGCAGACTTCCAACTTTGGGCGGGTTTATGGATATTCGGTTGTCAGTATTTTCCTTTTCCACTTATTTATTAATATCGGTATGGTGCTGGGGTTAACTCCGGTTATCGGTATTCCATTGCCTTTCTTCAGCTATGGAGGTTCTTCTTTATGGGGATTTACGATATTGCTGTTTATCTTCCTGCGCATTGATGCAGGACGTGGCAGAAGACTCTAA
- the gldH gene encoding gliding motility lipoprotein GldH, protein MKSLLKNSILSLFSACLLTACNEHTVYHSYQSLPNKGWGKSDTLSFQIPITDSVPTTLRLFAEVRNSIEYPYHDLHLFISQNLQDSTVWRTDTIAFCLADSTGRWTGHGWGSIYQSETFITSVRPLHPANYTIKIMSGMKDEKLQGLSDVGIRIEKQ, encoded by the coding sequence ATGAAAAGCCTACTCAAGAATAGTATATTGAGTCTATTCAGCGCTTGCTTACTGACAGCCTGCAATGAACATACAGTGTATCACTCTTATCAATCCCTTCCCAACAAGGGATGGGGAAAGAGTGATACACTCTCTTTTCAGATTCCCATAACTGACAGCGTTCCCACTACTCTCCGGCTTTTTGCGGAAGTCCGCAACAGTATCGAATATCCTTATCATGACCTCCATTTATTTATCAGTCAGAATCTACAGGATTCTACGGTATGGCGCACTGATACCATTGCTTTCTGCCTGGCTGACTCTACCGGAAGATGGACGGGACACGGATGGGGAAGCATTTACCAATCGGAAACTTTTATTACATCTGTTCGCCCTTTACATCCTGCAAATTATACTATTAAAATTATGAGCGGAATGAAAGATGAAAAGTTACAAGGATTGAGCGATGTAGGTATCCGTATTGAGAAGCAGTAA
- a CDS encoding stage 0 sporulation family protein has product MEYKLHNGSGGLCCKGCSRQDKKLNTYDWLADIPGNAEESDMVEVQFKNTRKGYFRNSNKIKLEKGDVVAVEAAPGHDIGVVTLTGRLVPLQMKKANFKADTEIKRVYRKAKPVDMEKFNEAKAKEHATMIRARQIALNLNLDMKIGDVEYQGDGNKAIFYYIADERVDFRQLIKVLAEAFRVRIEMKQIGARQEAGRIGGIGPCGRELCCATWMTSFVSVSTSAARFQDISLNPQKLAGQCAKLKCCLNYEVDCYVEAQKRLPSREIELETKDGTFYFFKADILSNQVSYSTDKNFPANLVTISGKRAFEVISMNKKGMKPDSLLEEEKKPEPRKPVDLLEQESVTRFDRSRNNKESGNNANRNNKKKKKGNNNNGNRPQQQAEGGNRPQQPQRENENRPQQSENGNRGERDNRPRNNNNNNRNRGQNQGRNNENRRPERGSNQERPQGQERSNQERLQGQERPQQQDRQREQQGQERQERRPNHERPSRPERNQNQEKQSTNEKPTQE; this is encoded by the coding sequence ATGGAATATAAACTTCATAATGGAAGCGGTGGTCTTTGCTGCAAAGGATGCTCCCGACAAGATAAAAAGCTGAACACCTACGATTGGCTGGCGGACATTCCGGGCAATGCAGAAGAGAGTGACATGGTGGAAGTGCAATTCAAAAATACCCGGAAGGGATATTTTCGGAACAGCAACAAGATTAAACTGGAAAAAGGAGATGTAGTTGCCGTTGAAGCGGCTCCCGGCCATGACATCGGCGTGGTTACATTGACCGGCCGGCTCGTTCCCCTGCAAATGAAGAAAGCAAACTTCAAAGCAGATACGGAAATCAAGCGTGTCTATCGGAAAGCCAAGCCGGTAGATATGGAAAAGTTCAACGAAGCCAAAGCCAAAGAACACGCTACGATGATTCGTGCACGTCAGATTGCGTTGAATCTCAATCTGGATATGAAAATCGGAGACGTGGAGTATCAGGGGGATGGCAACAAAGCTATTTTCTACTATATTGCCGATGAGCGGGTAGACTTCCGGCAGCTGATTAAAGTATTGGCCGAAGCATTCCGCGTACGTATCGAAATGAAACAAATCGGTGCCCGTCAGGAAGCAGGACGCATCGGCGGAATCGGTCCTTGCGGACGCGAACTTTGCTGCGCTACATGGATGACGAGCTTCGTCTCTGTTTCTACCAGTGCAGCCCGTTTTCAGGATATCTCATTGAATCCGCAGAAACTTGCCGGACAGTGCGCTAAGCTGAAATGCTGTCTGAACTACGAGGTGGACTGTTATGTGGAAGCTCAAAAACGTCTCCCTTCAAGAGAGATAGAGTTGGAAACGAAAGATGGCACTTTCTATTTCTTCAAAGCGGATATTCTAAGCAATCAGGTTTCTTATTCTACGGATAAAAACTTCCCAGCCAATCTGGTCACTATCAGCGGCAAACGTGCGTTTGAAGTAATCTCCATGAATAAGAAAGGGATGAAACCGGACAGCTTGCTCGAAGAAGAAAAGAAACCGGAACCAAGAAAACCAGTTGATTTGCTGGAACAGGAAAGTGTTACCCGTTTCGACCGCAGCCGGAATAATAAAGAGAGCGGCAATAACGCTAACCGGAATAATAAAAAGAAGAAAAAAGGAAACAATAATAACGGAAACCGCCCGCAGCAGCAAGCAGAAGGCGGCAATCGTCCGCAACAACCTCAACGGGAGAATGAAAACCGCCCGCAACAGTCAGAAAACGGCAACAGAGGGGAAAGAGACAACCGCCCGAGAAATAACAATAACAACAACCGGAACAGAGGACAGAACCAGGGACGGAACAACGAAAACAGACGTCCGGAAAGAGGATCAAATCAGGAACGTCCACAAGGACAGGAACGGTCGAATCAGGAACGTCTGCAAGGTCAAGAACGTCCACAACAACAAGACCGTCAACGGGAACAGCAAGGACAGGAACGTCAAGAACGTCGTCCCAACCACGAGCGTCCTTCCAGACCGGAAAGAAATCAGAATCAGGAGAAACAGTCAACTAATGAAAAGCCTACTCAAGAATAG
- a CDS encoding ATP-binding protein — protein MFFRDVIGQEEIKQRLIQEVNEGRIPHAQLICGPEGVGKMPLAIAYARYISCTNRGEEDACGVCPSCVKFNKLVHPDVHFVFPIVKSAKGKKEVCDDYIADWRPFVINNPYFNLNHWLGEMDAENSQALIYAKESDEILKKLSLKSSEGGFKITIVWLPEKMHPVCANKLLKLLEEPPEKTIFLLVSEAPDMILPTILSRTQRMNVRKIDEASIDRVLQSKYHVQPADSISIAHLANGNFVKALETIHLNEENQLFFELFVNLMRLSYQRKIKEMKMWSEQVASMGRERQKNFLEYCQRMIRENFVFNLHQRNLTYMTINEQNFATRFAPFVNERNVMGIMDELSEAQLHIEQNVNAKMVFFDFSLKMIVLLKQ, from the coding sequence ATGTTTTTCAGAGACGTAATCGGACAAGAAGAAATCAAGCAACGACTCATTCAGGAAGTGAACGAGGGGCGTATTCCACATGCCCAACTCATTTGCGGTCCCGAGGGAGTTGGTAAAATGCCATTGGCTATCGCATACGCACGCTACATCAGTTGCACCAATCGGGGCGAGGAAGATGCTTGCGGTGTCTGTCCGTCTTGTGTGAAATTCAATAAGCTGGTACATCCGGATGTGCATTTCGTATTCCCCATCGTGAAAAGTGCGAAAGGAAAGAAAGAAGTGTGCGATGATTATATTGCCGATTGGCGGCCATTCGTTATTAACAATCCTTATTTTAACCTCAACCATTGGTTGGGTGAAATGGACGCGGAGAACTCGCAAGCGCTGATTTATGCCAAAGAGAGCGATGAGATCCTGAAGAAGCTCAGTCTGAAATCCAGTGAAGGTGGATTTAAGATTACGATTGTATGGTTGCCGGAGAAAATGCACCCGGTATGCGCCAATAAGTTGCTGAAACTGCTTGAGGAGCCACCCGAAAAGACGATTTTTCTGTTGGTATCCGAAGCTCCGGACATGATTCTGCCTACCATTTTGAGCCGTACTCAACGTATGAATGTGCGGAAAATTGACGAAGCCAGCATCGACCGGGTATTGCAGAGTAAATATCATGTTCAGCCTGCGGATAGCATTTCGATTGCCCATCTGGCAAACGGAAATTTCGTCAAGGCACTCGAAACGATTCATCTGAATGAGGAAAATCAGTTATTCTTCGAGCTCTTCGTCAACCTGATGCGCTTGTCCTATCAACGGAAAATAAAGGAGATGAAGATGTGGAGCGAACAGGTGGCCAGCATGGGACGCGAACGCCAGAAAAACTTTCTGGAATATTGCCAGCGCATGATCCGCGAAAACTTTGTCTTTAACCTGCACCAGCGCAACCTAACGTATATGACCATTAATGAACAGAATTTTGCAACCCGCTTTGCGCCTTTTGTCAACGAACGTAACGTGATGGGCATCATGGACGAATTAAGCGAAGCGCAACTACATATAGAACAGAATGTAAATGCTAAAATGGTATTCTTCGACTTCTCGCTAAAGATGATTGTACTGTTGAAGCAATAA
- the metF gene encoding methylenetetrahydrofolate reductase [NAD(P)H] has protein sequence MKVIDLINNSKGTAFSFEILPPLKGTGIEKLYQTIDTLREFDPKYINITTHRSEYVYKDLGNGLFQRNRLRRRPGTVAVAAAIQNKYNITVVPHILCSGFTREETEYVLLDLQFLNITDLLVLRGDKAKHESVFTPEGDGYHHAIELQEQINNFNKGIFVDGSEMKVTASPFSYGVACYPEKHEESPNIETDLYWLKKKVETGAEYAVTQLFYDNKKYFDFVEQAKAAGINIPIIPGIKPFKKISQLSMIPKTFKVDLPEDLVKEALKCKNDAEAEQVGVEWCVAQCKELMEHGVPSIHFYSIGAVDSIKEIAKIIY, from the coding sequence ATGAAAGTAATTGATTTAATAAATAACAGTAAAGGTACAGCTTTTTCTTTCGAAATTCTCCCTCCTTTGAAGGGAACCGGAATCGAAAAGCTCTATCAGACAATCGACACTCTTCGAGAATTTGATCCGAAATATATCAATATCACCACGCATCGCAGCGAATATGTCTACAAAGATCTCGGCAACGGGCTCTTTCAGAGAAACCGCCTGAGAAGGCGTCCGGGAACAGTCGCTGTGGCGGCAGCCATTCAGAATAAATATAATATTACTGTGGTTCCTCATATCCTGTGCAGTGGTTTCACGCGTGAGGAGACCGAATATGTATTGCTGGATTTGCAATTTCTGAATATAACAGATTTGCTGGTACTCCGTGGAGACAAGGCTAAACATGAATCGGTATTTACTCCCGAAGGAGACGGATATCATCATGCGATTGAATTGCAGGAGCAGATTAATAATTTCAATAAGGGAATCTTCGTTGACGGTTCGGAGATGAAAGTCACCGCCAGTCCTTTCTCGTATGGTGTGGCGTGTTATCCGGAAAAGCATGAAGAATCTCCTAACATAGAGACAGATCTTTACTGGCTGAAAAAGAAGGTAGAAACTGGTGCAGAGTATGCTGTGACACAATTATTCTACGATAATAAGAAATATTTCGATTTTGTGGAGCAGGCTAAGGCAGCAGGTATCAACATTCCTATCATTCCGGGAATCAAGCCTTTCAAGAAAATCTCCCAACTAAGCATGATCCCCAAAACATTCAAGGTGGATTTACCGGAAGATCTGGTGAAAGAAGCATTGAAATGCAAGAATGATGCGGAAGCCGAACAGGTGGGTGTTGAATGGTGCGTGGCTCAATGCAAGGAGTTGATGGAACACGGAGTTCCGAGCATCCATTTCTATTCTATCGGAGCAGTAGACAGTATCAAGGAAATAGCCAAAATCATTTATTGA
- a CDS encoding ferritin-like domain-containing protein, translating into MARESVKILQGKLDVESLISQLNAALAEEWLAYYQYWVGALVVEGAMRADVQGEFEEHAEEERRHAQLLADRIIELEGVPVLDPKQWFELARCKYDAPQGFDSVSLLKDNVASERCAILRYQEIADFTNGKDFTTCDIAKHILAEEEEHEQDLQDYLTDIARMKKSFLEK; encoded by the coding sequence ATGGCTAGAGAAAGTGTAAAAATCCTACAAGGTAAATTAGATGTAGAAAGTTTAATTTCACAGTTGAACGCAGCATTGGCTGAAGAGTGGTTGGCATATTACCAATATTGGGTAGGTGCATTAGTAGTGGAAGGCGCCATGCGTGCCGACGTACAAGGTGAGTTCGAGGAACATGCCGAAGAAGAACGTAGACATGCACAGCTGCTTGCCGACCGTATCATCGAGCTGGAAGGGGTTCCGGTACTTGATCCGAAACAATGGTTCGAACTGGCAAGATGCAAATATGATGCTCCGCAAGGCTTCGATTCAGTCAGTTTGCTGAAGGATAATGTTGCTTCCGAACGCTGTGCCATTCTCCGTTATCAGGAAATTGCCGACTTTACTAACGGGAAAGATTTCACCACTTGTGATATCGCCAAACATATTCTTGCCGAAGAGGAAGAACATGAACAAGATTTACAAGATTATCTGACTGACATTGCCAGAATGAAGAAATCATTTCTCGAAAAGTAA